gAATTAGTAAATGGTCATCCATTTTAAGTCAGAAAAATCAAATTAAGACCATTCAATACATCAAAAGGAATGTGTTGCCGGCTAATGCTTTGGACTTGTGAGCACATTACGATCATCAATCTGCTTACTGATTTATGATTCGGTATCCAGATATGCATCCTCACCAGCTTTCGAGATCAGGGATGTGCTTAATCATTTTTTAAGGAAGCAAACTGGTGTGATATTTTCATTTAGAAAACACTTTTCACAGTTCATCAACAGCCTGCCATATCATCATCCACGTGATCTTTGACAAGGCttgaaaggagagagagagagagagagagagagagagagaagattcaATATGTATGGATTCCGTATATGGTCTACAATTCTTTGCTCGCAGCTTCGCTGCTTCCAATGTCCTATAACCTCAAAATAATACCACCAAGCTTAGTTTAATAGCGTTCTGCAACTCGTCCGTGACGGTCGGTGAGTGTACCGCGAAGCACGTTATCCCGCTCTCCAGCTCGTTAGATCCCGAATCGACCACTCGTCACCCGCCACGTCGGATACTTGACTCTTGATCGGGCAGTTATCCGACCCAAATATCTCTTTTACCTAACCAATAAATATTTTTGTACCCATGTGTGGAATACCTGCTATTCGATTGGTTATAATACGCTTTCCCGGTGGGGCCAGCGACGGAAcccaccttctctctctctctctctctcgacccaCACCTGGCTTCATATCTTGCAACTGCTCTCTCTTGCAAGGAAACGAGGGGAAAGCGGGGTGATAGATTTCCTCCCTTGTTCTCTTGGTTTGCTCCGTTTGGTGTCGAAGGTTGAGGCGGGACAGACGGAGAGATTCATTCCGACGAGGTGGGAGGCACGACAAGGTAATGCGCTGTTCCGAATTCGCATCGGATGATTCGTTAACCAGCTCCTAAGATAGGGTTCCTCTTGTCCACTTCGATGCATCTTGTTCCTTTCCCCTTTCGCCTCGTACCGTCTAGATTTTGCTAAAAGCCCTGTCAAATCTGGTTTTGTACTCTTTCTTCCTTTGCAAGAACATTATATTTCGTTGGCCGAAaagatgttctttttttttgggtaatTCCATTGATCTCAGTGGATCGGAATGAAGAGAGAATCTGAGTGGATCAGGATGTGCTGTTTCGAATCCGTTTGTTCTGATGTGTTGATTTGAATTCCGTGAAACTTGTTTAGTTGCTGTGAATTAGAAGAAGGCAAGCGAGAACATGGGGAAGAAGGCAAAGTGGTTTGGGGCCGTGAAGAAGGTCTTCAGCCCTGAatcaaaggagaagaagaaagaggtcCGGATTACGCCCTAATTCCTTTGCCTATCTGTTCTGTGCTACCAAATTGCTTCTGAGTAAAGAGAAAAAACTCGTCTTTGGTCTTCATTTCACCAGAGGTtgaagaagaaattgggaacgagGACATTCAAAGCTGCAGATCCATGCCCCGCTGACTCGCTAGAATGTGCTGTTCCTCGCGAGGTACTTCCTCCACCTCAGACTCATCCGGAGGAGGACGAAGTAGTGGAGGGTGAGACTGAGCAGAGCAATCCTGCTCCCCCTGTAGCACTCGCCACCCCTGCTGCAACAGAGCCTGTTGCTACTGTTGAGGCTGCAACAGAGATCATTCAACTTGCAGCCACTACAAAGTTCCCCGGCAAGACGAGGGAAGAAATTGCTGCAATCGAGATCCAGACTGCCTTCCGAGCCTACATGGTTTGTGGATTCAGTCCTCTCTCATATCCATCCTCTACACAGAGGTTACAAATAAGCAGTATACGATGAAATTTAGTAGATGACATTTGTGACCAGTAGGCTGATTGGTGTCGTTAAATATTGTCTTGTATTCCTGCATGATAGTTAAGACTAGTGAGCTTTTGGTGAGAACATTTGTTCATCTTAGATATAAAGGTCAACAAGGCAACCTCATTGTCTAATTTCCCAAGAAGCTCATTTGTTAGTGCAAGTTCATCCACCAGAAGAATTACAAGCACATTGTTTGCTGCTTTGGTTCATCTTCTTATATGCAAAAAATCATAGATCATCAGCTGCAGACTTCCCAATAAATCATTTGTCTGTTCAGCATCCTTTTCTTCATGTAGGTCTATGGACAACAGTATTTTCCTTATTTTGTACAGATATTGCTTTTTCCATCTTAaatcatcagttttcttgagattATGGTTCATCAACATAATGAGATCTCTGAAGGACTTCAGCAGGCCTTTGTGTATCTTGACCCAGATATGATTATTGGACTAATTTGCAACCTTTTTGCTTGGTTTACTGTCGATTACTGAATTATCCTTCTTCAAGATTACTGCTATGTAAGTCTTAACTTCTATAGCTGGTTGAAGGACCTTGACATGTTTTATCATTTGGATTCTTATGTGAAGGCAAGAAGAGAACTTCGGGCCATGAAAGGATTGGTCAGGTTGAAGTCACTAATGCATGGCAACTCTGTTAAGCGCCAAGCCACGACCACATTACGCTCCATGCAGACACTGGCAAGAGTTCAATCGCAGATCCTTTCAAGGAGAATGAGGTTAATGGAAGAGAACCAGGTTCTGCAGCGGCAAATGCTGCTTAAACATGAAAGAGACCttgagaatttgaaggtaaatttCTGGATCCAGATGTTGCTTTCATGTGTTAGAATAACATGCTCGGATGAAAGATTCTGTCCTCTTCTTTATCTGTCTGATTTCTCGTGTTCTCTTCCCAAGCCATACTTGCATTGACTACCGTTCAGCTACAAGAGAACACCATTCGAAGCAtgttgaacatcttcacccagctaTGTTTTGTTGAATGGCAGATGGGAGAAGAATGGGATGATAGTTTACAATCGAGGGAACAAATTGAAGCAAGTCTGTTGGGCAAGCAGGAGGCTGCAGTAAGACGAGAAAGAGCACTGGCTTATGCATTCTCTCATCAGGTAATTGGCCGTGGTCTAGCTTTCATAAGATTCTGCGGCTTCAAGTACTTCAAGCTCTTGGAAATTGCTTTGCCTCAGTGGAAAAGCACCTCAAAATCGACGAATCCAATGTTTCTGGACCCCAACAACCTACAATGGGGTTGGAGCTGGGTGGAGCGGTGGACGGCAGCAAAGCCATGGGAGACGAGGGGCACAACAGATAAAGATCTCAGCAACGGCCGTGCCTCTGCCAAGAGTGCCACTGAGAGCGATGCTTGTGCAGAAGCTAATCCAGATAAGCTCTCTCCAGCTGCCCGTAAACCCTCGACGGTACCACCTCCCACGAGAACCCCTCGGTTAACAGGGAAGACGAAATCTGCAAGCCCGAAACTTGGGTCGGCTTCATCGATCACCAGCATGCAGTCAGATAGATCCAGGAGGCGCAGCTTGGAGACAGCAGCGGCAGCACCGGCGAGGGACGATGAGAGCTTAGCAGGTTCGCTGGCTGTTCGTAGCTACATGGCTCCCACGGAGTCAGCAAGAGCCAAATCCCGCTTCCAGAGCTTGTCAAACGACGATGCCGAGGCTCCAGATAAAGCTTCCATGGCTCCCGCGAAGAAGAGGTTGTCTTTGCCTACCGGAGATAGGCATAACGCAGCGCCTCCAGCAGCGATGAGACGGAAGTCGGGTCCTCCGAAGGTGGATGTGGCATCTGCGAAGGATGGAGCAGGCCCAGATTTGACCACGATAGAATCGACAGGGGAGACAATGTAGTTCTGAAATGAGAAGACCATCCGTCACCTCAAATTTACTTTACGATCatgattcaaattatttgaagTAAAATGCTTGTAAGTGACAGCTTAATTTACAGTGATTTGTTCTTTTGTATGAACACACTTTGGCGACGAGGGGTTCATCTCAATCATGTATCGATGGTACGAGACATTTCCAATCCTGACGGGGAGTTCTGTTCCGTGTTGTTCTCTCGGCGCCTCCGTATGATGAGATCAAGAGGCTGGGCTATGGATTTGTTGATGAACTATGGATTTGGTTTCGGGGTTTTGAGGCTTCAGCCAGGACATAAATACTGCTTGCATGGACGGCCCTCGTCGGTCGTCGGATGGAATTACTATTGACACTATTGAGGTCAGATCAAATCGGCTGTGTGTTCTCTTATGTTAAAGAGTGCATGGGACAGAAGTTACTGGCGCTTCATTGATCGATCTCTTCTCGTTCACAGAGAACGTTTTGAGACGTGAGACGGACATGCTAGTGCTTTAAAACTCGATAGCAAGATCTACAACACAAAGTTGCGTATCCACAGACTGCCTCCCCTTCGCCGCCCAAAACCATACCTCCATGGGTGTACCAACACAAGCACAAGACTCGACACCAAGGACACTATGACACGGACACCATCCTACAGCACACTACGCATACACTATTTCCTACCTGTATCTAACACATTTATGGTAAGCTTCCATCAGCGGAAGATATTAGTCATCGTGCTTCCTGAACTTGGACTCGTCGATTTCGATGCCTTCCCTCTGCGCACGCTCCCCTCCCGACTCTTCCGTGGTACTCAGCCCGCCTTTGCGCCCCATCTCATGATACCCTTCCGTCCCCATTTGCTCCTTCCTCGTCTGCCCTCCACGGCTCCGTCCTACACATCGACAGCATTGCAGTTTCATGGCATAACTAAATCAGAGAAGATGCAGAAAGAAACTACTACTGTTCGGTGATGGAATGAGCGTATGTAGTACAGACCTTCAGCGAGGCGTTCCTGTGCATCCAGGCTCTTCCCGCCGGTTCCGCCGGGGACGACGGTCTCCCCGCGCCTCGCCTTCTCGTCAAGCTCATGATTCCCTTCCGTCCCCATTTGCTCCCTCCTCGTCTGCCCTCCACGGCTCCGTCCTACACATCGACAGCATTGTAGTTTCATGGCATAATTAAATCAGAGAAGATGCAGAAAGAAACTACTGCTGTTCAGTGATGGTATGAGCGTATGTAGTACAGACCTTCAGCGAGGCGTTCCTGTGAATCCAGGCTCTTCCCGCCGGTTCCGCCTGGTACGACGGTCTCCCCGCGCCTCGCCTTCTCGTCAAGCTCGCGCCTTTCTTGCTCCGACGACATCCTTCCGAACCTCCGGTATCAACCCTCGTTGGACCTCTTGATAACGTTCAAACACCGTACGTGGGCTTTGTGGGGGAACGACGAAGCTCTTATAAAGGAGCAGCGGGCGGTGGGGAATGAGATAGCTAAGCGACACGTAGAATCGAACTTGGAGGAAGAGGAGCGCGTGAGGGTTGACGAGGCGACACGTTTGGCGCGCGAGTCGGCCGCAGAGACACGAGTCCGTCGGCTTCCCATGCAAACAGGTGCAAGGTGATGTATGTGTCCGGGTATGAGGAGGAGAGTCTTCCCGTGGGAGTCGACATCGATTGTGTACGATCAAGTGACATTTTGCTGTCCCAATATACGTCACTGTAGCGTATTAGTGTCTCCCATTTGCTTTGTCCGGTGGCACAAATCATAATATTAATTTATACCGTTTAACAAGATTAATTAGTAAGAAGAAGAGATGATACAGTACACAAATGACCAATCCATGGGAACGCAAAGGCATCCAAATGACATGCAAAACTAATTGGCCTTCTCATGTTCTTCGAACTTAATGTGAGTCCACAGAGGGAGCAGTCTTAGTCAACGGAGACGTTTCAGATTGGTTGTAATAGTGAAGGGGAGGGGGAAATCCATCAACTTTCCAATCTTCTACTAGACTACGACctaatacatttttttttctttatttttatttttaaggtgATGTGCGTAGATATCATTAAATATAGAtgtatttgaaaaatatatttaaatatacatTGAGGATCCcatgtatattttaaatataatttaatatttgataaatatttttcaaatcatgtttCATCTGAATGTTGTATTACAAATGCTTTGATGTTATCTTAACattatcattttaatatttatgagatgctaatataattttttaaatatttaaaatatattatgatattatttaaaataaaactaaCATGATT
This DNA window, taken from Musa acuminata AAA Group cultivar baxijiao chromosome BXJ3-7, Cavendish_Baxijiao_AAA, whole genome shotgun sequence, encodes the following:
- the LOC135643559 gene encoding protein IQ-DOMAIN 2-like yields the protein MGKKAKWFGAVKKVFSPESKEKKKERLKKKLGTRTFKAADPCPADSLECAVPREVLPPPQTHPEEDEVVEGETEQSNPAPPVALATPAATEPVATVEAATEIIQLAATTKFPGKTREEIAAIEIQTAFRAYMARRELRAMKGLVRLKSLMHGNSVKRQATTTLRSMQTLARVQSQILSRRMRLMEENQVLQRQMLLKHERDLENLKMGEEWDDSLQSREQIEASLLGKQEAAVRRERALAYAFSHQWKSTSKSTNPMFLDPNNLQWGWSWVERWTAAKPWETRGTTDKDLSNGRASAKSATESDACAEANPDKLSPAARKPSTVPPPTRTPRLTGKTKSASPKLGSASSITSMQSDRSRRRSLETAAAAPARDDESLAGSLAVRSYMAPTESARAKSRFQSLSNDDAEAPDKASMAPAKKRLSLPTGDRHNAAPPAAMRRKSGPPKVDVASAKDGAGPDLTTIESTGETM
- the LOC135643560 gene encoding late embryogenesis abundant protein EMB564-like, yielding MSSEQERRELDEKARRGETVVPGGTGGKSLDSQERLAEGRSRGGQTRREQMGTEGNHELDEKARRGETVVPGGTGGKSLDAQERLAEGRSRGGQTRKEQMGTEGYHEMGRKGGLSTTEESGGERAQREGIEIDESKFRKHDD